The Betaproteobacteria bacterium genome contains a region encoding:
- a CDS encoding formyltransferase: MNALVFAYHNVGYRCLSVLLAHGVNVPLVVTHADSAHENIWFSSVAELAASHGIEVSTSEDPNDPQFVERILAIEPDFLFSFYYRRMLKVPLLQIPRHGALNMHGSLLPKYRGRAPVNWAVLKGERETGATLHYMVEKPDAGDIVAQQAVPILPNDTAREVFDKVTLAAEMAFDHVLPSLLAGNAPRQAQDLARGSYYGGRKPEDGRIDWSQSNNQVHNLVRAVAPPYPGAFTTAQGRKIYIYATRVVENVRGSAQAAALYCTDGQCYAQCQDRGVLRVLAMEVDGVHYGEKEFARMETVSPTYFDSQATMIS, from the coding sequence ATGAATGCGTTGGTATTCGCCTACCACAACGTCGGGTATCGCTGCTTATCCGTGCTGCTGGCCCACGGCGTGAACGTTCCATTGGTGGTCACCCATGCGGACTCGGCGCATGAGAACATCTGGTTTTCCAGCGTGGCGGAACTGGCGGCCAGTCACGGCATTGAAGTTTCCACCTCCGAGGACCCTAACGACCCGCAATTCGTGGAGCGCATCTTAGCCATCGAACCGGACTTCCTGTTTTCCTTTTACTACCGGCGGATGCTCAAGGTGCCACTCCTGCAAATTCCCCGGCATGGTGCCCTCAACATGCATGGATCTCTGCTTCCCAAATACCGCGGACGCGCACCGGTGAATTGGGCAGTGCTCAAGGGCGAGCGCGAAACCGGCGCCACCCTGCATTACATGGTGGAAAAGCCCGACGCGGGCGATATCGTGGCCCAGCAGGCGGTACCTATTCTGCCCAACGACACGGCGCGGGAAGTCTTCGATAAGGTAACCTTGGCCGCGGAGATGGCATTCGATCATGTACTGCCCAGCCTGCTCGCGGGCAATGCGCCGCGCCAAGCGCAGGATCTGGCGCGCGGCTCCTACTACGGCGGGCGCAAACCCGAAGATGGCCGCATCGACTGGTCGCAATCCAATAACCAGGTTCATAACCTGGTGCGCGCGGTGGCACCCCCGTATCCTGGCGCGTTCACCACGGCCCAAGGACGCAAGATTTATATTTACGCCACCCGCGTGGTGGAGAACGTGCGCGGCAGCGCGCAAGCCGCCGCGCTGTATTGTACCGATGGACAATGCTATGCGCAGTGCCAAGACCGCGGCGTGCTTCGCGTTCTGGCCATGGAGGTGGACGGTGTGCACTATGGCGAGAAAGAATTCGCGCGCATGGAAACCGTTTCGCCTACCTATTTCGATTCCCAGGCAACCATGATCTCATGA
- a CDS encoding glycosyltransferase, producing MRIPDLSVIIPVYNEEDGLPALFVRLYAALDRLHIPYEVLFIDDGSADRSAALLREQFQRRPDVTRVLLFNSNFGQHMAIMAGFENARGKRVVTLDADLQNPPEEIWVLLAAMDRGHDYVGTIRRLRQDTAFRRYASRAMNRLRERLTKIKMTDQGCMLRAYSRDIVDAINKCREVNTFIPALAFTFAQNPAEVEVGHEERTAGESKYSLYKLIRLNFDLVTGFSIAPLQTFSFFGIVLSILSAFFVAFLVIRRIVVGPEAEGVFTLFAITFFLIGILLFGIGLLGEYVGRIYQQVRERPRYIVQAILEESPLAAPGEPVLEPALGIARRA from the coding sequence ATGCGAATTCCCGATCTCTCGGTCATCATCCCGGTCTACAACGAGGAAGATGGTTTGCCTGCTTTGTTCGTGCGCCTCTACGCGGCCCTCGACCGGCTCCATATCCCGTACGAAGTCTTGTTCATCGACGATGGAAGTGCCGATCGTTCCGCCGCCTTGCTACGCGAGCAGTTTCAGCGGCGGCCGGATGTCACGCGAGTGTTGTTATTCAACAGCAACTTCGGCCAGCACATGGCCATCATGGCCGGATTCGAGAACGCGCGCGGCAAGCGCGTGGTCACCTTGGACGCGGACTTGCAAAACCCTCCGGAGGAGATCTGGGTATTGCTCGCGGCCATGGACCGGGGCCACGACTACGTGGGCACCATTCGCCGCTTGCGGCAAGACACCGCTTTCCGGCGCTACGCTTCACGCGCCATGAACCGGTTGCGGGAGAGGTTGACCAAGATCAAGATGACCGACCAGGGCTGCATGCTGCGCGCCTACAGCCGCGACATCGTGGATGCGATCAATAAATGCCGCGAAGTGAATACCTTCATCCCTGCCCTGGCCTTTACCTTCGCGCAGAATCCGGCGGAGGTCGAAGTGGGCCACGAGGAACGCACGGCGGGCGAGTCGAAGTATTCGTTGTACAAACTTATCCGGCTCAACTTCGATCTGGTGACGGGTTTCTCCATCGCGCCGCTGCAAACGTTTTCTTTCTTCGGCATCGTGCTCTCCATCCTTTCCGCGTTTTTCGTGGCCTTCTTGGTCATACGGCGCATCGTGGTGGGGCCCGAGGCGGAAGGCGTGTTCACCCTATTCGCCATCACCTTCTTCCTCATAGGCATCTTGCTCTTCGGCATTGGACTATTGGGCGAGTACGTCGGCAGGATTTACCAGCAGGTCAGGGAACGGCCGCGCTACATCGTGCAAGCCATATTGGAAGAATCCCCCCTGGCCGCCCCTGGCGAACCTGTCCTCGAGCCCGCCCTCGGGATCGCCCGGCGCGCGTGA